One window of the Chelonoidis abingdonii isolate Lonesome George chromosome 3, CheloAbing_2.0, whole genome shotgun sequence genome contains the following:
- the CRLS1 gene encoding LOW QUALITY PROTEIN: cardiolipin synthase (CMP-forming) (The sequence of the model RefSeq protein was modified relative to this genomic sequence to represent the inferred CDS: deleted 2 bases in 2 codons), with protein MLAAAWLGRCSWGLLKGASRPLGGSGARPASRAAPGRRRRRLGRKQPRGLCLALSSSPLSGLAPRAPSSFPAQAEPRLLLRARASPAPSLPERLASGSPRPGGPRGPSPRRRSDGAAGPPGDAPPRGRGAAGGYSELYENPWTIPNILSLARIGLAPVLGYLIVEENFNIALGVFALAGITDLLDGFIARNWASQKSALGSALDPLADKILISVLYVSLSCASLIPVPLTTLIILRDIVLIAAVFYVRYKTLSPPRTVGKYFNPCYATAQLKPTFVSKMNTAVQLILVAASLAAPVFDYVDSIYLQTLWCITAFTTAASAYSYYHYGRKTVQVINNK; from the exons ATGTTGGCCGCCGCCTGGCTGGGCAGGTGCTCCTGGGGGCTCCTGAAAGGTGCGAGCCGGCCCTTGGGGGGCAGCGGCGCGAGGCCCGCTTCGCGAGCCGCTCCCGGGCGA CGGAGGCGGCGCCTTGGGCGGAAACAGCCGCGCGGCTTGTGCCTCGcgctgagctcctccccgctgaGCGGCCTCGCC CCGCGGGCGCCTTCGTCCTTCCCCGCGCAGGCGGAGCCGCGGCTGCTACTGCGCGCGCGCGCCTCGCCGGCCCCCTCTCTCCCGGAGCGGCTCGCGAGCGGCTCCCCGCGCCCCGGCGGGCCGCG AGGCCCCTCGCCGAGGCGGCGCAGCGACGGTGCGGCCGGCCCGCCGGGGGATGCACCGCCGAGGGGCCGAGGAGCCGCCGGCGGCTACTCGGAGCTG tatGAAAACCCATGGACAATCCCAAATATACTTTCTCTGGCAAGAATTGGTTTGGCTCCAGTTTTGGGTTATTTGATTGTAGAAGAAAATTTCAACATTGCATTGGGTGTTTTTGCTTTGGCTGGGATAACAGACTTG TTGGATGGCTTTATTGCACGAAACTGGGCCAGTCAGAAATCTGCTCTGGGAAGTGCCCTTGACCCGCTAGCTGATAAAATTCTTATCAGTGTCCTGTATGTCAGCCTCAGTTGTGCAAGTCTTATTCCAG ttccaCTGACTACTTTGATCATTTTGAGGGACATAGTGCTAATTGCTGCTGTTTTTTATGTGCGATACAAAACACTATCCCCACCG AGAACAGTTGGTAAATATTTCAACCCCTGTTATGCCACTGCCCAGTTAAAACCAACTTTCGTCAGCAAG ATGAATACAGCAGTTCAGCTAATCTTGGTGGCAGCTTCTTTAGCGGCTCCTGTTTTCGATTACGTAGATAGCATATATCTACAGACTTTATG GTGCATTACAGCTTTCACAACAGCAGCGTCTGCATACAGTTATTATCATTATGGTCGGAAAACAGTCCAGGTAATAAACAACAAATGA
- the MCM8 gene encoding DNA helicase MCM8 isoform X3, translated as MPQKILDCMGLAIHQVLTKDLERYAAELQEQEGLPIDEEPIINVPHIHARVYNYDPLTQLKNVRANCYGKYVALRGTVVRVSNIKPLCTKMAFICSTCGYIQSFPLPDGKYSLPTKCPLPECHGRSFTAARSSPLTITVDWQSIKVQELMSDDQREAGRIPRTIECELIQDLVDSCVPGDMVTITGIVKVSNTEEGASRNKNDKCMFLLYIEANSVSNGKGQKVMNSEDGTNHRVCMEFSLKDLYAVQEIQAEENLFKLIVNSLCPTIYGHEIVKAGLALALFGGCQKYVDDKNRIPVRGDPHLLVVGDPGLGKSQMLQAVCNIAPRGVYVCGNTTTTSGLTVTLSRDSTSGDFALEAGALVLGDQGICGIDEFDKMGSQHQALLEAMEQQSISLAKAGIVCSLPARTSIIAAANPVGGHYNKAKTVSENLKMGSALLSRFDLVFILLDTPNEDHDHLLSEHVMAMRAGKQAVHSSAVVTRTNTQDSNTSILEAVSDKPLSEKLKVMPGENFDAIPHQLLRKYVGYARQYVHPKLSPEAAQVLQEFYLELRKQNQGVDSTPITTRQLESLIRLTEARSRLELREKSTKEDAKDVIEIMKYSMLGTYSDEFGKLDFERSQHGSGMSNRSQAKRFVSALNNIAERTYNNLFAFQQLQQIAKELQIKVSDFESFVGSLNDQGYLLKKGPRVYQLQTM; from the exons GTATTAACTAAGGACCTGGAAAGGTATGCAGCTGAACTACAGGAACAAGAAGGATTACCTATTGATGAAGAACCTATAATAAATGTGCCACATATTCATGCACG GGTGTACAACTATGACCCGTTGACTCAACTGAAGAATGTTCGGGCTAATTGTTATGGGAAATATGTTGCTTTGCGTGGCACTGTCGTGCGTGTCAGCAACATTAAACCTCTATGCACCAAGATGGCCTTTATATGCAGCACATGTGGGTATATTCAGAGTTTTCCTCTGCCTGATGGAAAATATTCCCTTCCCACAAAg TGTCCTCTGCCTGAGTGCCATGGACGATCGTTCACTGCAGCTAGAAGCTCTCCTTTAACAATTACGGTGGACTGGCAGTCTATTAA GGTTCAGGAACTCATGTCAGATGATCAGCGAGAAGCAGGTCGAATTCCTCGCACAATAGAATGTGAGCTGATTCAGGATCTTGTAGACAGTTGTGTCCCTGGAGATATGGTCACGATTACAGGAATTGTTAAGGTGTCAAACACCGAAGAAG GAGCATCTAGAAACAAGAATGACAAATGTATGTTCCTGTTGTACATTGAGGCAAACTCTGTCAGCAACGGTAAAGGACAAAAAGTCATGAATTCTGAAGATGGGACTAATCACCGAGTATGCATGGAGTTTTCACTTAAAGATCTTTATGCTGTTCAGGAGATTCAAGCTGAGGAAAATCTGTTCAAGCTAATTGTCAA CTCACTTTGTCCTACTATCTATGGCCATGAG ATTGTAAAGGCAGGTTTGGCACTGGCATTGTTTGGAGGATGCCAAAAGTATGTGGATGACAAAAACAGAATTCCAGTGCGAGGAGACCCGCATCTTCTGGTGGTTGGAGATCCTGGATTGGGAAAGAGTCAAATGTTGCAA gcagtgtgCAATATTGCCCCTCGCGGTGTGTACGTCTGTGGcaataccaccaccacctctggctTGACTGTGACTCTGTCTAGAGATAGTACCTCTGGGGACTTTGCTTTGGAAGCTGGTGCTCTGGTACTTGGAGATCAAG GTATTTGTGGAATAGATGAATTTGATAAGATGGGAAGCCAACACCAAGCTTTGCTGGAAGCCATGGAACAGCAAAGTATCAGCCTTGCTAAGGCTGGCATTGTTTGCAGCTTGCCAGCTAGGACATCTATCATTGCTGCAGCAAATCCAGTTGGGGGACATTATAACAAAGCCAAAACGGTCTCTGAGAATTTGAA AATGGGGAGTGCCTTATTGTCCAGGTTTGACTTGGTATTTATCCTGCTGGACACTCCGAACGAAGATCATGACCATTTGCTTTCTGAGCATGTGATGGCAATGCGAGCTGGAAAACAAGCAGTACACAGCAGCGCTGTAGTGACTCGCACCAACACACAGGATTCAAACACCTCCATTCTTGAAGCAGTCTCAGATAAACCATTATCAGAAAAATTAAAG GTCATGCCTGGAGAAAATTTTGATGCCATTCCACACCAGCTATTGAGGAAGTATGTTGGATATGCTCGGCAGTATGTCCACCCAAAGTTATCTCCAGAAGCTGCTCAGGTCCTCCAGGAATTCTACCTTGAGCTCCGGAAACAGAACCAAGGGGTGGACAGCACACCTATCACCACAAGGCAACTGGAGTCACTGATTCGGCTTACAGAG GCACGATCAAGGCTGGAATTAAGGGAAAAATCAACCAAAGAAGATGCCAAGGATGTAATTGAAATAATGAAATACAG cATGCTAGGAACTTACTCTGATGAGTTTGGGAAACTGGACTTTGAGCGTTCACAGCATGGTTCTGGGATGAGCAACAGGTCACAAGCAAAGAGATTTGTTTCTGCACTCAACAATATTGCAGAAAGAACCTACAACAATCTCTTTGCATTTCAACAGCTTCAGCAGATTGCAAAGGAGCTACAAATAAAA gTATCTGATTTTGAAAGCTTTGTTGGCTCTCTAAATGACCAGGGTTATCTTTTGAAAAAAGGTCCAAGAGTTTATCAGCTTCAAACTATGTGA